Proteins encoded in a region of the Pseudomonas viciae genome:
- a CDS encoding GumC family protein codes for MNPKENYLHEFFRIFFANKQWVKRVFLIFAVIALVLPLMLKQSFDITAQVIVQSKKLSQGDATTSLNQENATFIPPSLADMETESNILRSPALIRQTIATLRDQGEYTPSPGIFNKWVSEPLKRYLTTPLREYVINPLRDGLGLEVDPVRDTMLDTLTDEAIENLKIETLPGSNVISIVYSFGDPAQGTRFVAQLLQNYLSSRQDLQSIELPQAFYEQKKSQYQTRLDGLEGNRLTLLEGVGSSDPKEEITFRLNAINTEEQALNLYQDRLLQSRRWLDYLKTSLAAANSSRFNDYTFPFTFTTTVDNIAFEDREIRQLGEQLTSQVSRYMNDLAIFQAGSEPMLLAREQIVRTRQQFLKVVNNRIQERTTDLAVVSSVINQKVERIAAFKERIHQLQETQSKLRQMDTEINALHAAFSTYAQRFAESSTARSLDNDLSNARILSPPFEPTAAAFPKPMLIIAFGLFSGMLLAIALVYVREFFDHRFKHPAQITQQLDVPVLLVINEQSPDQVNPHRNWSLPSLVHWVRN; via the coding sequence ATGAACCCCAAGGAAAACTATTTGCATGAGTTCTTCAGGATCTTCTTCGCCAACAAGCAGTGGGTGAAGCGTGTATTCCTGATCTTCGCCGTGATCGCCCTGGTGCTGCCGTTGATGCTCAAGCAGAGCTTCGATATCACCGCCCAGGTCATCGTACAGTCGAAAAAACTCTCCCAGGGCGACGCCACCACGTCGCTGAACCAGGAAAACGCCACCTTCATTCCACCGTCGCTGGCGGACATGGAAACCGAGAGCAATATCCTGCGCTCGCCCGCGCTGATCCGGCAGACCATCGCCACCCTGCGCGACCAGGGCGAGTACACGCCCAGTCCGGGCATCTTCAACAAGTGGGTAAGCGAACCGCTCAAGCGTTACCTCACAACGCCGCTGCGCGAATACGTCATCAACCCGCTGCGCGATGGCCTGGGGCTGGAGGTCGATCCGGTGCGCGACACGATGCTCGATACGCTGACCGACGAAGCCATCGAGAACCTGAAGATCGAGACCCTGCCCGGCTCCAACGTCATCTCCATCGTCTACAGCTTTGGCGACCCGGCCCAGGGCACCCGGTTCGTGGCGCAACTGCTGCAGAACTACCTCTCCAGCCGCCAGGACCTGCAATCGATCGAGCTGCCGCAAGCCTTCTATGAACAGAAAAAGAGCCAGTACCAGACTCGCCTCGACGGTCTGGAAGGTAACCGGCTGACGCTGCTTGAAGGCGTCGGCTCATCCGACCCCAAGGAAGAAATCACCTTCCGCCTGAACGCAATCAATACCGAAGAGCAGGCCCTGAACCTGTACCAGGATCGCCTGCTGCAAAGCCGGCGCTGGCTCGACTACCTCAAGACCAGCCTGGCGGCGGCGAACAGCTCGCGGTTCAACGACTACACCTTCCCGTTCACCTTCACCACCACCGTGGACAACATTGCCTTCGAAGACCGGGAAATCAGACAACTGGGCGAGCAACTGACCAGCCAGGTCAGCCGCTACATGAATGACCTGGCGATCTTCCAGGCCGGCAGCGAGCCGATGCTGCTGGCTAGGGAGCAGATCGTGCGGACCCGCCAGCAGTTCCTGAAAGTGGTGAACAACCGGATCCAGGAACGCACCACCGACCTGGCGGTTGTCAGCTCGGTGATCAACCAGAAGGTCGAGCGCATCGCGGCGTTCAAGGAACGCATCCATCAGTTGCAGGAAACCCAGAGCAAGCTGCGGCAGATGGACACCGAGATCAATGCCCTGCACGCGGCGTTCTCCACCTATGCCCAACGGTTCGCCGAAAGCAGCACCGCCCGCTCGCTGGACAACGACCTGTCCAACGCCCGGATCCTGAGCCCACCGTTCGAACCGACCGCAGCGGCATTTCCCAAGCCGATGCTGATTATCGCGTTCGGCCTGTTCAGCGGCATGCTGCTGGCGATTGCCCTGGTCTACGTGCGTGAATTCTTCGACCATCGCTTCAAGCATCCGGCACAAATCACCCAACAACTGGATGTGCCCGTGCTGTTGGTGATCAACGAGCAGTCCCCCGACCAGGTCAACCCGCATCGCAACTGGAGCCTGCCCAGCCTTGTCCATTGGGTGCGAAATTGA
- a CDS encoding glycosyltransferase family 2 protein, with protein sequence MAEFIYWSCLLLPVYAYLGYPLMLSLLAPLFPIRRYGSALPMDVSIVIAAHNEARHIEEKLRTLLAQDYRAQSLQIILASDGSTDDTVACARKVIDPRITVLDLPRQGKAAALNAGVAHSCGEILVFTDADNQWAVDTLGHLLAPLGDPEVGACAGHMEIPVPGKGLSLGDSLYRHYEGWLRQMESRTDCMVSADGALLALRRELFQPIPAQVNDDFFLSTCAPAAGKTIVYAPLARVIDQGVDEADKQFRRRQRVTVGGLQSLAQRRELLNPLRHGLYAIGLISHKLIRRLAPVLLLPLLLSNVWLWNDHGFYRLSLAGQLLGYTMALAGLLDAGHRLPRPFRLAAFVLVTLVGMSIGLWQFLRGQRYSQWNPEQNR encoded by the coding sequence GTGGCTGAATTCATTTACTGGTCGTGCCTGTTGCTGCCGGTGTACGCCTACCTCGGTTACCCCTTGATGTTGAGCCTGCTGGCGCCACTGTTTCCGATCCGGCGCTACGGCAGTGCATTACCGATGGACGTCAGCATTGTCATTGCCGCCCACAACGAGGCGCGGCACATCGAAGAAAAGCTGCGGACCTTGCTCGCCCAGGACTATCGGGCACAGTCGCTGCAAATCATCCTCGCCAGCGACGGCTCCACCGACGACACGGTGGCCTGCGCGCGCAAGGTGATCGACCCGCGCATCACCGTGCTCGACCTGCCACGCCAGGGCAAGGCGGCCGCCCTCAATGCCGGCGTGGCCCATAGCTGTGGCGAGATCCTGGTGTTCACCGATGCCGACAACCAATGGGCCGTCGATACCCTCGGACACCTGCTGGCGCCACTGGGTGATCCGGAAGTCGGCGCCTGCGCCGGGCACATGGAAATCCCCGTGCCGGGCAAGGGCCTGAGCCTGGGCGACAGCTTGTATCGGCATTACGAAGGCTGGCTGCGTCAAATGGAGAGCCGCACCGACTGCATGGTCTCGGCGGACGGCGCCCTGCTGGCCCTGCGGCGGGAACTGTTCCAGCCGATCCCGGCGCAGGTCAACGATGACTTCTTTCTCAGCACCTGCGCGCCGGCGGCCGGCAAAACCATCGTCTACGCGCCACTGGCCCGGGTCATCGACCAGGGCGTGGACGAGGCCGACAAGCAATTTCGCCGGCGCCAACGGGTCACGGTCGGCGGCCTGCAGAGCCTGGCCCAACGCCGGGAGCTGCTCAATCCCCTGCGTCACGGGCTCTATGCCATCGGGCTGATCAGCCACAAATTGATCCGCCGCCTGGCGCCGGTGCTGCTGCTACCGCTGTTGCTCAGCAATGTGTGGCTGTGGAACGACCATGGGTTCTATCGCCTCAGCCTGGCCGGGCAACTGCTCGGCTACACCATGGCGCTGGCCGGATTGCTGGACGCCGGTCATCGCCTGCCCCGGCCCTTTCGCCTGGCCGCATTCGTACTGGTAACACTGGTGGGCATGAGCATCGGTCTGTGGCAGTTCCTGCGCGGCCAACGCTACAGCCAATGGAATCCGGAACAGAACCGCTAA
- a CDS encoding polysaccharide deacetylase family protein has protein sequence MSIKQVFKRTGGWLYLNTSLGRGPLRGAGVILMLHRVLTNDRAAELPHRNELCVGPEAFEHLLIWLQRYFECVPLMSLLLADPESVPNRPRVALTFDDGWRDNAVNAFPLLRQYQVPASIFLSTDFIGSRQHFWWESIGETLWGSHGQVARHSLIEHLQHVGKPLPVMLDDLDVERRSLSLLHYLQSLKTLEPQVLSDLTQACPPGSQPQALNWSQVRMLEDSGLIRFGPHGASHAILTGLDDQRLHEELTRSRTALENGCAQPLPVYCYPNGDNDERVRQFVAAHGYAFGLGTETGLYRHDGDPLNLPRFGVSQRNAQHPELLAWRIRRGTHP, from the coding sequence ATGTCAATCAAACAGGTCTTCAAGCGCACCGGCGGCTGGCTCTACCTGAACACCTCACTGGGTCGCGGCCCGCTGCGTGGCGCCGGCGTGATCCTGATGCTGCACCGTGTATTGACCAACGACCGGGCAGCCGAACTGCCCCATCGCAACGAGCTGTGCGTGGGACCTGAAGCCTTCGAGCACCTGCTGATCTGGTTGCAACGGTACTTCGAATGCGTGCCGCTGATGAGCCTGTTGCTGGCCGACCCGGAAAGCGTTCCAAACCGTCCGCGGGTGGCCCTGACCTTCGATGACGGCTGGCGCGACAACGCGGTGAATGCGTTTCCCCTGCTGCGCCAATATCAGGTGCCGGCGAGTATTTTCCTGTCCACCGATTTCATCGGCAGCCGCCAGCACTTCTGGTGGGAGAGCATCGGCGAAACCCTGTGGGGCAGCCACGGCCAAGTGGCGCGGCATTCGCTGATCGAGCACTTGCAACACGTCGGCAAGCCCTTGCCGGTGATGCTCGATGACTTGGACGTCGAGCGCCGCAGCCTGTCGCTGCTGCACTACCTGCAAAGCCTCAAGACCCTCGAACCCCAGGTGTTGAGCGACCTCACCCAAGCCTGCCCGCCCGGTTCCCAGCCCCAGGCCCTGAACTGGTCCCAGGTGCGCATGCTGGAAGACTCCGGGCTGATCCGCTTCGGTCCCCATGGCGCCAGCCACGCGATTCTCACCGGGCTGGATGACCAGCGCCTGCACGAAGAACTGACCCGCAGCCGGACCGCCCTGGAAAACGGCTGCGCCCAACCACTGCCGGTGTATTGCTACCCCAACGGCGATAACGACGAGCGGGTGCGCCAGTTCGTCGCGGCCCACGGTTATGCGTTCGGCCTGGGCACCGAGACCGGGCTGTATCGCCACGACGGCGATCCATTGAACCTGCCGCGCTTCGGCGTCAGCCAGCGCAATGCCCAACATCCTGAATTGCTGGCCTGGCGCATTCGCCGAGGGACACACCCATGA
- a CDS encoding CpsD/CapB family tyrosine-protein kinase — MDGSTNILTIASPSETNLTSTVLDPSLRILLLTAANTGTGTSTSAMALAAQLAQMSSGRVLLVDASQSPHNLSQQLSLHKERGFSDLLFNSLTPPLLQDCVVQTSSLPFDVLPHGRLGRNAERLNPEQLRPLFKQLAAQYRFVVIDADAVYSASDTLVMSTQVDGVVLVVRSEDTRWEVAQAARQRLSQAGAKVVGSVFNRRKYYMPKWLYNNL, encoded by the coding sequence ATGGACGGTTCGACGAATATCCTGACCATAGCAAGCCCGAGCGAGACCAACCTGACCTCGACCGTGCTCGACCCTTCCCTGCGGATCCTGCTTCTGACGGCCGCCAACACCGGTACCGGAACCAGCACCAGCGCCATGGCACTGGCCGCTCAACTGGCGCAGATGAGCAGTGGCCGCGTGTTGCTGGTGGACGCCAGCCAGTCGCCGCACAACCTCAGCCAGCAACTGTCGTTGCACAAAGAGCGCGGCTTCAGCGACCTGCTGTTCAACAGCCTCACCCCCCCCTTGTTGCAGGACTGCGTGGTGCAGACGTCCAGCCTGCCCTTCGACGTGCTGCCCCACGGCCGCCTGGGCCGCAATGCCGAACGCCTGAACCCCGAGCAACTGCGCCCGTTGTTCAAGCAACTGGCGGCGCAGTACCGCTTTGTGGTGATCGACGCCGACGCGGTGTATTCGGCCAGCGACACCCTGGTCATGAGTACCCAGGTGGACGGCGTAGTGCTGGTGGTTCGCAGTGAGGACACCCGTTGGGAAGTGGCCCAGGCCGCCCGCCAACGCTTGTCCCAGGCCGGTGCGAAAGTGGTGGGCAGCGTGTTCAACCGCCGCAAGTACTACATGCCCAAGTGGCTCTACAACAACCTGTAA
- a CDS encoding glycosyltransferase, whose protein sequence is MSRVSIVIPMYNEARHIGRTLLAAREAARQAQLECELIVVDNGSDDHGPRIANELGARVLIVPGVHIGALRNRGAAIAHGEWLAFIDADIEMPADWLKLLLELQSQGDVLALDLDTPKQAPWFAEAWQRRSQRPGSRPLHRVQWLPSANLLLRRSWFEQVGGFDETLRTGEDKDFSLRLRQAGAQLLLVTESIALHWGFEGSWREWMSKELWRQGSHVQLLRSHGPSLRLLRFPALSVGIWGLDLLALLALLQGQPHLALMLLLVSSLPALFLSVRQSRRDPRLTLQLWALHGVRLHLTGAALLLNLCHWNVGRPARG, encoded by the coding sequence ATGAGCCGTGTGAGCATTGTGATCCCGATGTACAACGAGGCTCGACACATCGGCCGCACGTTGCTGGCGGCCCGGGAAGCCGCTCGCCAGGCGCAGCTGGAATGCGAGTTGATCGTGGTGGACAACGGTTCCGACGACCATGGCCCGCGCATCGCCAACGAACTGGGCGCGCGGGTGCTGATCGTGCCAGGCGTGCACATTGGTGCCCTGCGCAACCGTGGCGCCGCCATCGCCCATGGCGAGTGGCTGGCGTTCATCGATGCCGACATCGAAATGCCGGCCGATTGGCTCAAGCTGTTGCTGGAGTTGCAAAGCCAGGGCGATGTACTGGCCCTGGACCTGGACACCCCCAAGCAGGCGCCATGGTTCGCCGAAGCCTGGCAGCGCCGTAGCCAACGTCCGGGCTCACGCCCGCTGCACCGGGTGCAATGGCTGCCCAGCGCCAACCTGTTGCTGCGCCGCTCCTGGTTCGAACAGGTCGGTGGTTTCGACGAAACCCTGCGCACCGGCGAAGACAAGGATTTCTCTCTGCGCCTGCGCCAGGCTGGTGCGCAATTGTTGTTGGTCACCGAAAGCATCGCCCTGCACTGGGGCTTCGAAGGCAGCTGGCGCGAGTGGATGAGCAAGGAACTGTGGCGCCAGGGCAGTCATGTGCAATTGCTGCGCAGCCACGGCCCGAGCCTGCGTCTGCTGCGCTTCCCGGCGTTGTCCGTCGGTATCTGGGGGCTGGATTTATTGGCGCTGCTCGCCCTGCTCCAAGGCCAACCACACCTTGCACTGATGCTGTTGCTGGTTAGCTCGTTGCCGGCCTTGTTTCTCAGCGTGCGCCAGAGCCGGCGCGACCCGCGTTTGACCCTGCAATTGTGGGCCTTGCATGGGGTGCGCCTGCACCTGACCGGCGCGGCGTTGCTGCTCAACCTTTGTCATTGGAACGTCGGGAGGCCTGCCCGTGGCTGA
- a CDS encoding polysaccharide biosynthesis/export family protein, with protein MNARMLVLLLLPLAGCSSTSDTRSMPVQILTAAPANAQATDMPKVEQTLRPQDVLDVIFHISTTGSQAYRVQPGDQVALNFTAASQLNGTQQVMPDGSIELPGANTSVKVAGLTTDEARLAVQRAYDQKMLFQPNRNQLTVLVTSPLAGETNLRNTLTHPGTGMSREITVGRDGYASFPEIGSVPLQGMTVNQLETFLNERYAKLPGRMTVDVLLKSTAGNEIYVLGEVAQPGSYPIRRPISVLEALTLARGTNVKARLDSVVIMRRTGNQVEARHYDVEKALSGDASQIAYLQPEDMLFVPKTKLASAGELARQLADVVLFQGVGFSFGYRVDNKGSDN; from the coding sequence ATGAACGCCAGAATGCTTGTCCTGCTGTTGCTGCCGCTTGCCGGTTGCTCCAGCACCTCCGATACCCGCTCGATGCCGGTGCAGATCCTCACGGCCGCGCCGGCCAACGCCCAGGCCACCGACATGCCCAAGGTCGAACAGACCCTGCGGCCCCAGGACGTGCTGGATGTGATTTTTCACATCAGTACCACCGGCTCCCAGGCCTATCGGGTGCAGCCAGGAGACCAGGTGGCCCTGAACTTCACCGCCGCCAGCCAGCTCAACGGCACGCAACAGGTGATGCCCGACGGCAGTATCGAACTGCCGGGGGCCAACACCTCGGTGAAAGTCGCCGGCCTGACCACCGACGAAGCCCGCCTGGCGGTACAGCGTGCCTATGACCAGAAAATGCTGTTCCAGCCCAATCGCAACCAGTTGACCGTGCTGGTAACCAGCCCCCTGGCCGGCGAGACGAACCTGAGGAACACCTTGACCCACCCGGGCACCGGCATGAGCCGGGAAATCACCGTGGGCAGGGATGGTTACGCGAGCTTCCCGGAAATCGGTTCCGTGCCGCTGCAAGGCATGACCGTCAATCAGCTGGAAACCTTCCTCAACGAACGCTACGCCAAGCTGCCGGGGCGCATGACCGTCGATGTGCTGCTCAAGTCCACCGCTGGCAACGAGATCTACGTCCTCGGTGAAGTGGCCCAGCCAGGATCGTACCCAATCCGCCGGCCGATCTCGGTGCTCGAGGCCCTGACATTGGCCCGGGGCACGAACGTCAAGGCACGGCTCGACTCGGTGGTGATCATGCGCCGCACCGGCAACCAGGTCGAAGCCCGCCACTACGACGTGGAAAAGGCCCTGAGCGGTGACGCGTCGCAAATTGCCTACCTGCAACCCGAAGACATGCTCTTCGTGCCCAAGACCAAACTCGCCAGCGCCGGCGAACTGGCCAGGCAACTGGCCGACGTGGTGCTGTTCCAGGGCGTGGGGTTCAGCTTCGGCTACCGCGTCGACAACAAAGGCAGCGACAACTGA
- a CDS encoding O-antigen ligase family protein — protein MIVPLSIVSLLGLVCLALLASPYPFLAPGAVLGLVGVAALYRKPSWGLLGIAALVPFEGLFKENAFSGSKFFGVALILILMLQLALHQIPGARLRSNIWRPLIGFMLLYGLSLMLSENFGLSTTHFRELAVGLILFVITLLIGRELNLDLFCRLVTLSVTTTCVLAMFSAKYQDQGRASGLLEDPNSFALLIAFTVPLALLLVIRGQTLLHRLFWGGCFILLLGGMTKTESRSGLVVLMLSLMIGLYHYRAQLPRIRPRHLGFAMLGLAIVIPLAIAVMPAGYVARIQSLSILSAGASAHQDESLGRRASYILVGSQMIREHPVLGTGPGTFPLHYAPTGYAKAFSANRKLGDLYRRAHNTYLEIFSEIGVPGGLMFVGMLGLGLYNLLRARQLWLQRRDWVQADLLTHLGMSFLSLTLFLMFLSAPNHKLLWIMLALTSVLRYDAEQAAPQEARP, from the coding sequence ATGATTGTCCCGCTTTCGATCGTCAGCCTGCTGGGCCTGGTGTGCCTGGCATTACTGGCCAGCCCTTATCCGTTCCTGGCGCCGGGGGCGGTGCTGGGCCTGGTGGGCGTCGCCGCGCTGTACCGCAAGCCCAGCTGGGGCTTGCTGGGCATTGCCGCGCTGGTGCCGTTCGAAGGCCTGTTCAAGGAGAACGCATTTTCCGGAAGCAAATTCTTCGGCGTGGCGCTGATTCTGATTCTGATGCTGCAGTTGGCCTTGCACCAGATCCCTGGTGCACGCTTGCGCAGCAACATCTGGCGTCCGCTGATCGGCTTCATGCTGCTCTACGGCCTGAGCCTGATGCTGTCGGAAAACTTCGGCCTGTCCACCACGCACTTTCGCGAACTGGCGGTGGGCCTGATTCTGTTCGTGATCACCCTGCTGATCGGTCGCGAATTGAATCTGGACCTGTTCTGCCGCCTGGTGACATTGAGCGTCACCACCACCTGCGTACTGGCGATGTTCTCGGCCAAATACCAGGACCAGGGCCGTGCGTCCGGCCTGCTGGAAGACCCGAACTCCTTTGCCCTGCTGATTGCCTTTACCGTGCCGCTGGCGTTGCTGCTGGTGATACGAGGCCAGACCCTGCTGCACCGGTTGTTCTGGGGCGGCTGTTTCATCCTGCTGCTGGGCGGCATGACCAAGACCGAATCGCGCTCGGGCCTGGTGGTGTTGATGCTCAGCCTGATGATCGGCTTGTATCACTACCGCGCGCAGCTGCCGCGTATCCGGCCGCGGCACCTGGGCTTTGCCATGCTCGGGCTGGCGATTGTGATCCCCCTGGCGATCGCGGTGATGCCGGCCGGCTACGTCGCCCGCATCCAGTCATTGAGCATCCTCAGCGCCGGCGCCAGCGCCCACCAGGATGAATCCCTGGGCCGCCGCGCCTCGTACATCCTGGTCGGCAGCCAGATGATCCGCGAGCATCCGGTGCTGGGCACAGGCCCCGGGACTTTCCCGCTGCACTACGCGCCCACCGGCTACGCCAAGGCGTTCTCGGCCAATCGCAAGTTGGGGGATCTGTATCGCCGGGCCCACAACACCTATTTGGAAATTTTCAGCGAAATTGGCGTCCCGGGCGGGCTGATGTTCGTCGGCATGCTGGGCCTGGGCCTGTACAACCTGCTACGCGCCCGCCAGCTCTGGTTGCAACGCCGGGACTGGGTACAGGCGGACCTGCTGACGCACTTGGGCATGAGCTTCCTGTCGCTGACGCTGTTTTTGATGTTCCTCAGTGCGCCGAACCATAAGTTGCTCTGGATCATGCTCGCCCTCACCAGCGTGTTGCGCTACGACGCCGAACAGGCCGCGCCACAGGAGGCCCGTCCATGA
- a CDS encoding sugar transferase, with protein MTRHEQGIPVSTRGGDKRVDPEHRRRLDAAIHRQGRGWLTGRDGGRPWTVSRTNRVVACLGALAILLLLCPLLLGLALLIKFSSPGPVLFVQKRTGYRGRVFGMYKFRTMVADAEALKESLRHLNKHGVDAIDFKIDNDPRITPIGRFLRRSSLDELPNLINVVTGDMRLVGPRPTSFNAYRYKDNHLVRLSIYPGLTGLWQISGRSNIDFDQRVELDLSYIAEQSLLLDLKILMITPFKVFSGHGAS; from the coding sequence ATGACCCGACATGAACAAGGCATCCCTGTCAGCACTCGTGGGGGCGACAAGCGCGTCGACCCCGAGCACCGCAGGCGCCTGGACGCCGCCATCCACCGCCAAGGCCGTGGCTGGTTGACCGGTCGCGACGGCGGTCGACCCTGGACAGTCTCGCGCACCAATCGAGTAGTGGCCTGCCTCGGCGCACTGGCGATTCTGCTGCTGCTCTGCCCGCTGCTGCTGGGCCTGGCACTGCTGATCAAGTTCTCCAGCCCGGGGCCCGTGCTGTTCGTGCAGAAACGCACCGGCTATCGCGGCCGCGTCTTCGGCATGTACAAGTTCCGCACCATGGTCGCCGATGCCGAAGCCCTCAAGGAGTCGCTGCGCCACCTCAACAAACACGGCGTCGACGCGATCGACTTCAAGATCGACAACGATCCACGCATCACCCCCATCGGCCGGTTCCTGCGACGAAGCAGCCTCGACGAACTGCCGAACCTGATCAATGTGGTGACCGGCGACATGCGCCTGGTGGGCCCGCGGCCGACCTCGTTCAACGCCTATCGCTACAAGGACAACCATCTTGTGCGCCTGAGCATTTACCCCGGCCTGACCGGCCTGTGGCAGATCTCCGGGCGCAGCAATATCGACTTCGACCAGCGCGTGGAATTGGACCTCAGCTACATCGCTGAACAAAGCCTGTTGTTGGATTTGAAGATCCTGATGATTACCCCCTTCAAAGTTTTCAGCGGCCACGGAGCGAGTTAA
- a CDS encoding glycosyltransferase family 4 protein produces MNAPFGPTHHSSPLSIIHLLDSGGFYGAERMLLDHCLATPGQHQVLFLAAPPTLITRFRQAGVDCHHCASWPELLQHLRQRRDERPLLNTHNFKGLLFGWAAATLLRLPLVITQHGFTPRSPKQRFYTWLSLQLCRTASVKRVVCVAESIAALHRQASVRAEKLDVIPNGLPAVNAPLAHRDDGQRWRVGYVGRLSSEKGPDLFLDAMIPLCQRHASLHAVMLGDGPERQALLKRITEAGLPTRIELPGYQTDMNAWWSRLDALVISSRTEGTPMILLEAMQAGVPVVAFGVGGIPDVLQDRHNGLLATPTDSAELAQQIETLFSEPPLARILADNARRTQRDRYDLRTLAERWSQLYIRTAREARP; encoded by the coding sequence TTGAACGCGCCGTTCGGCCCGACCCACCACAGCAGCCCCCTGTCGATCATTCACTTGCTCGACAGCGGCGGCTTCTACGGGGCCGAGCGGATGTTGCTCGATCATTGCCTGGCCACGCCCGGGCAGCACCAGGTGCTGTTCCTGGCGGCGCCGCCGACCTTGATCACGCGCTTTCGCCAGGCCGGGGTCGATTGCCACCATTGCGCCAGTTGGCCCGAGCTGCTGCAGCACTTGCGCCAACGCCGGGATGAGCGTCCGCTGCTCAACACCCACAACTTCAAGGGGCTGCTGTTCGGCTGGGCGGCGGCGACGCTGCTGCGCCTGCCGCTGGTGATTACCCAGCATGGCTTCACGCCCCGCAGCCCCAAGCAGCGCTTCTACACGTGGTTGAGTTTGCAACTGTGCCGCACCGCCTCGGTCAAGCGGGTGGTCTGCGTGGCCGAAAGCATCGCCGCACTACACCGCCAGGCCAGCGTGCGGGCGGAAAAGCTCGACGTGATCCCCAACGGCCTGCCTGCGGTCAACGCGCCGCTGGCCCATCGCGACGACGGGCAGCGCTGGCGGGTCGGCTACGTCGGCCGTTTGAGCAGCGAGAAGGGTCCGGACCTGTTCCTCGACGCCATGATCCCGCTGTGCCAACGGCACGCATCGCTGCATGCGGTGATGCTCGGCGACGGTCCGGAACGCCAGGCCCTACTCAAGCGCATCACCGAAGCCGGGTTGCCGACGCGCATCGAGCTGCCGGGGTACCAGACCGACATGAACGCCTGGTGGAGTCGTCTCGACGCCCTGGTGATCAGCTCGCGCACCGAAGGCACGCCGATGATTCTGCTCGAAGCCATGCAGGCCGGCGTGCCGGTAGTGGCGTTCGGCGTCGGCGGCATTCCCGACGTGCTGCAGGACCGCCATAACGGCCTGCTCGCCACCCCGACTGACAGCGCCGAACTGGCCCAGCAGATCGAAACACTGTTCAGCGAACCGCCTCTGGCGCGGATCCTGGCCGACAACGCGCGTCGCACCCAACGGGACCGCTACGACCTGCGCACGCTGGCCGAACGCTGGTCGCAGCTTTACATCCGCACGGCTCGGGAGGCTCGTCCATGA